In a genomic window of Magnolia sinica isolate HGM2019 chromosome 16, MsV1, whole genome shotgun sequence:
- the LOC131228675 gene encoding probable E3 ubiquitin-protein ligase ARI2 isoform X3, whose product MVDSMSSDDEQDYYSDRDSLQGIENDDEDDCDWPSPNVPSCQVITKESLLAAQREDLHRVIDLLTLTEQHARTLLIHHRWDVERLLAVLVEKGRDRLFSEAGVMVVERQGLSSSQSSSSITCNICIEDVSPDAVTTMDCGHCFCNDCWTVHFIVKINDGQSKRIRCMAHKCNAICDEAIIRNLVSAKHPDLAERFDRYLLESYIEDNNKVKWCPSVPHCGNAIRVEGDAYCEVECTCGLQFCFNCSSEAHSPCSCLMWELWTKKCRDESETVNWITVNTKPCPKCHKPVEKNGGCNLVSCICGQPFCWLCGGATGRDHTWSSITGHSCGRYKEDTVKKSERAKRDLYRYMHYHNRYKAHTDSFKLESKLKETIQDKIAISESKESGIKDYSWLTNGLYRLFRSRRVLSYSYPFAFYMFGDDLFKDEMTLEERELKQNLFEDQQQQLEANVEKLSKFVEEPFDEFTVEKVLEIRMQVINLSVVTDKLCKKMYECIENDLLGSLQLAIHNIAPYKSKGVERASELSVCWDSDGSSRSMKTSNADSYLRCVNGADNAM is encoded by the exons aTGGTGGATTCGATGAGCAGCGACGACGAGCAGGATTACTACTCCGATCGAGACTCCCTCCAAGGAATTGAAAACGACGATGAAGACGATTGCGATTGGCCTTCTCCAAACGTGCCCTCTTGTCAG GTTATCACAAAAGAATCGCTTTTGGCTGCGCAG AGAGAAGACTTGCATAGGGTAATTGACTTGCTAACACTGACTGAACAACATGCGCGGACTCTACTCATCCATCACCGTTGGGATGTTGAGAGATTGTTAGCAGTACTCGTAGAGAAGGGAAGAGATAGGTTATTTTCTGAGGCAGGCGTAATGGTTGTGGAGCGGCAAGGGCTTTCCTCGTCCCAGTCATCATCATCAATTACTTGCAATATCTGTATTGAGGATGTTTCCCCAGATGCAGTTACCACAATGGACTGCGGCCATTGCTTTTGCAACGATT GTTGGACGGTACATTTTATTGTAAAGATAAATGATGGGCAAAGCAAGCGCATTAGATGCATGGCCCACAAGTGCAATGCAATTTGTGATGAAGCCATCATCAGAAATCTAGTCAGTGCTAAGCATCCCGATCTAGCAGAGCGTTTTGATCGTTATCTTCTGGAATCTTATATTGAGGACAACAACAAGGTGAAATGGTGCCCCAGTGTGCCACACTGTGGAAATGCCATACGCGTCGAGGGCGATGCTTATTGTGAAGTGGAATGTACATGTGGACTGCAGTTTTGTTTCAATTGCTCCTCAGAAGCACACTCACCTTGTTCGTGCCTGATGTGGGAGCTTTGGACCAAGAAATGCCGAGATGAATCGGAGACGGTCAACTGGATTACAGTTAACACAAAGCCCTGCCCCAAGTGTCACAAACCTGTGGAAAAGAATGGTGGCTGCAACCTTGTTAGCTGTATCTGCGGACAGCCATTTTG TTGGTTGTGTGGTGGCGCTACAGGCCGTGACCATACATGGTCTAGCATCACTGGCCATAGTTGTGGGCGCTACAAAGAAGATACGGTGAAAAAGTCTGAGCGTGCAAAGAGGGATCTCTATCGATACATGCACTATCACAACCGTTACAAAGCTCATACGGACTCCTTTAAGCTCGAATCCAAGCTCAAGGAAACCATCCAGGATAAGATAGCGATATCAGAAAGCAAGGAGTCTGGAATCAAAGATTACAGTTGGCTCACAAATGGGCTCTACAGACTATTCAGATCAAGGCGTGTTCTTTCATATTCATACCCCTTCGCATTTTACATGTTTGGTGATGATCTCTTCAAGGATGAAATGACTCTGGAGGAAAGAGAATTGAAGCAGAACCTATTTGAAGATCAGCAACAGCAGCTGGAAGCTAATGTGGAGAAGCTTTCCAAATTTGTAGAGGAGCCATTTGATGAGTTTACTGTGGAAAAGGTCTTGGAGATAAGGATGCAGGTCATCAATCTGTCTGTTGTCACTGATAAGCTCTGCAAGAAAAT GTATGAATGCATTGAGAATGATTTATTGGGCTCTCTCCAATTGGCGATTCACAACATCGCTCCATACAAATCCAAGGGGGTAGAGAGAGCCTCTGAACTCTCTGTTTGCTGGGACTCTGACGGAAGTTCACGGAGCATGAAAACATCCAATGCAGATAGCTACCTGCGGTGCGTAAATGGAGCTG ACAATGCAATGTAG
- the LOC131228675 gene encoding probable E3 ubiquitin-protein ligase ARI2 isoform X4 has product MVDSMSSDDEQDYYSDRDSLQGIENDDEDDCDWPSPNVPSCQVITKESLLAAQREDLHRVIDLLTLTEQHARTLLIHHRWDVERLLAVLVEKGRDRLFSEAGVMVVERQGLSSSQSSSSITCNICIEDVSPDAVTTMDCGHCFCNDCWTVHFIVKINDGQSKRIRCMAHKCNAICDEAIIRNLVSAKHPDLAERFDRYLLESYIEDNNKVKWCPSVPHCGNAIRVEGDAYCEVECTCGLQFCFNCSSEAHSPCSCLMWELWTKKCRDESETVNWITVNTKPCPKCHKPVEKNGGCNLVSCICGQPFCWLCGGATGRDHTWSSITGHSCGRYKEDTVKKSERAKRDLYRYMHYHNRYKAHTDSFKLESKLKETIQDKIAISESKESGIKDYSWLTNGLYRLFRSRRVLSYSYPFAFYMFGDDLFKDEMTLEERELKQNLFEDQQQQLEANVEKLSKFVEEPFDEFTVEKVLEIRMQVINLSVVTDKLCKKMYECIENDLLGSLQLAIHNIAPYKSKGVERASELSVCWDSDGSSRSMKTSNADSYLRGF; this is encoded by the exons aTGGTGGATTCGATGAGCAGCGACGACGAGCAGGATTACTACTCCGATCGAGACTCCCTCCAAGGAATTGAAAACGACGATGAAGACGATTGCGATTGGCCTTCTCCAAACGTGCCCTCTTGTCAG GTTATCACAAAAGAATCGCTTTTGGCTGCGCAG AGAGAAGACTTGCATAGGGTAATTGACTTGCTAACACTGACTGAACAACATGCGCGGACTCTACTCATCCATCACCGTTGGGATGTTGAGAGATTGTTAGCAGTACTCGTAGAGAAGGGAAGAGATAGGTTATTTTCTGAGGCAGGCGTAATGGTTGTGGAGCGGCAAGGGCTTTCCTCGTCCCAGTCATCATCATCAATTACTTGCAATATCTGTATTGAGGATGTTTCCCCAGATGCAGTTACCACAATGGACTGCGGCCATTGCTTTTGCAACGATT GTTGGACGGTACATTTTATTGTAAAGATAAATGATGGGCAAAGCAAGCGCATTAGATGCATGGCCCACAAGTGCAATGCAATTTGTGATGAAGCCATCATCAGAAATCTAGTCAGTGCTAAGCATCCCGATCTAGCAGAGCGTTTTGATCGTTATCTTCTGGAATCTTATATTGAGGACAACAACAAGGTGAAATGGTGCCCCAGTGTGCCACACTGTGGAAATGCCATACGCGTCGAGGGCGATGCTTATTGTGAAGTGGAATGTACATGTGGACTGCAGTTTTGTTTCAATTGCTCCTCAGAAGCACACTCACCTTGTTCGTGCCTGATGTGGGAGCTTTGGACCAAGAAATGCCGAGATGAATCGGAGACGGTCAACTGGATTACAGTTAACACAAAGCCCTGCCCCAAGTGTCACAAACCTGTGGAAAAGAATGGTGGCTGCAACCTTGTTAGCTGTATCTGCGGACAGCCATTTTG TTGGTTGTGTGGTGGCGCTACAGGCCGTGACCATACATGGTCTAGCATCACTGGCCATAGTTGTGGGCGCTACAAAGAAGATACGGTGAAAAAGTCTGAGCGTGCAAAGAGGGATCTCTATCGATACATGCACTATCACAACCGTTACAAAGCTCATACGGACTCCTTTAAGCTCGAATCCAAGCTCAAGGAAACCATCCAGGATAAGATAGCGATATCAGAAAGCAAGGAGTCTGGAATCAAAGATTACAGTTGGCTCACAAATGGGCTCTACAGACTATTCAGATCAAGGCGTGTTCTTTCATATTCATACCCCTTCGCATTTTACATGTTTGGTGATGATCTCTTCAAGGATGAAATGACTCTGGAGGAAAGAGAATTGAAGCAGAACCTATTTGAAGATCAGCAACAGCAGCTGGAAGCTAATGTGGAGAAGCTTTCCAAATTTGTAGAGGAGCCATTTGATGAGTTTACTGTGGAAAAGGTCTTGGAGATAAGGATGCAGGTCATCAATCTGTCTGTTGTCACTGATAAGCTCTGCAAGAAAAT GTATGAATGCATTGAGAATGATTTATTGGGCTCTCTCCAATTGGCGATTCACAACATCGCTCCATACAAATCCAAGGGGGTAGAGAGAGCCTCTGAACTCTCTGTTTGCTGGGACTCTGACGGAAGTTCACGGAGCATGAAAACATCCAATGCAGATAGCTACCTGCG GGGCTTCTGA
- the LOC131228675 gene encoding probable E3 ubiquitin-protein ligase ARI2 isoform X2 — MVDSMSSDDEQDYYSDRDSLQGIENDDEDDCDWPSPNVPSCQVITKESLLAAQREDLHRVIDLLTLTEQHARTLLIHHRWDVERLLAVLVEKGRDRLFSEAGVMVVERQGLSSSQSSSSITCNICIEDVSPDAVTTMDCGHCFCNDCWTVHFIVKINDGQSKRIRCMAHKCNAICDEAIIRNLVSAKHPDLAERFDRYLLESYIEDNNKVKWCPSVPHCGNAIRVEGDAYCEVECTCGLQFCFNCSSEAHSPCSCLMWELWTKKCRDESETVNWITVNTKPCPKCHKPVEKNGGCNLVSCICGQPFCWLCGGATGRDHTWSSITGHSCGRYKEDTVKKSERAKRDLYRYMHYHNRYKAHTDSFKLESKLKETIQDKIAISESKESGIKDYSWLTNGLYRLFRSRRVLSYSYPFAFYMFGDDLFKDEMTLEERELKQNLFEDQQQQLEANVEKLSKFVEEPFDEFTVEKVLEIRMQVINLSVVTDKLCKKMYECIENDLLGSLQLAIHNIAPYKSKGVERASELSVCWDSDGSSRSMKTSNADSYLRQCNVGASELSRPSLDDRCYESSSLDESGCSTRKRARKQAAGDDALFDLNLPAEVIDKS; from the exons aTGGTGGATTCGATGAGCAGCGACGACGAGCAGGATTACTACTCCGATCGAGACTCCCTCCAAGGAATTGAAAACGACGATGAAGACGATTGCGATTGGCCTTCTCCAAACGTGCCCTCTTGTCAG GTTATCACAAAAGAATCGCTTTTGGCTGCGCAG AGAGAAGACTTGCATAGGGTAATTGACTTGCTAACACTGACTGAACAACATGCGCGGACTCTACTCATCCATCACCGTTGGGATGTTGAGAGATTGTTAGCAGTACTCGTAGAGAAGGGAAGAGATAGGTTATTTTCTGAGGCAGGCGTAATGGTTGTGGAGCGGCAAGGGCTTTCCTCGTCCCAGTCATCATCATCAATTACTTGCAATATCTGTATTGAGGATGTTTCCCCAGATGCAGTTACCACAATGGACTGCGGCCATTGCTTTTGCAACGATT GTTGGACGGTACATTTTATTGTAAAGATAAATGATGGGCAAAGCAAGCGCATTAGATGCATGGCCCACAAGTGCAATGCAATTTGTGATGAAGCCATCATCAGAAATCTAGTCAGTGCTAAGCATCCCGATCTAGCAGAGCGTTTTGATCGTTATCTTCTGGAATCTTATATTGAGGACAACAACAAGGTGAAATGGTGCCCCAGTGTGCCACACTGTGGAAATGCCATACGCGTCGAGGGCGATGCTTATTGTGAAGTGGAATGTACATGTGGACTGCAGTTTTGTTTCAATTGCTCCTCAGAAGCACACTCACCTTGTTCGTGCCTGATGTGGGAGCTTTGGACCAAGAAATGCCGAGATGAATCGGAGACGGTCAACTGGATTACAGTTAACACAAAGCCCTGCCCCAAGTGTCACAAACCTGTGGAAAAGAATGGTGGCTGCAACCTTGTTAGCTGTATCTGCGGACAGCCATTTTG TTGGTTGTGTGGTGGCGCTACAGGCCGTGACCATACATGGTCTAGCATCACTGGCCATAGTTGTGGGCGCTACAAAGAAGATACGGTGAAAAAGTCTGAGCGTGCAAAGAGGGATCTCTATCGATACATGCACTATCACAACCGTTACAAAGCTCATACGGACTCCTTTAAGCTCGAATCCAAGCTCAAGGAAACCATCCAGGATAAGATAGCGATATCAGAAAGCAAGGAGTCTGGAATCAAAGATTACAGTTGGCTCACAAATGGGCTCTACAGACTATTCAGATCAAGGCGTGTTCTTTCATATTCATACCCCTTCGCATTTTACATGTTTGGTGATGATCTCTTCAAGGATGAAATGACTCTGGAGGAAAGAGAATTGAAGCAGAACCTATTTGAAGATCAGCAACAGCAGCTGGAAGCTAATGTGGAGAAGCTTTCCAAATTTGTAGAGGAGCCATTTGATGAGTTTACTGTGGAAAAGGTCTTGGAGATAAGGATGCAGGTCATCAATCTGTCTGTTGTCACTGATAAGCTCTGCAAGAAAAT GTATGAATGCATTGAGAATGATTTATTGGGCTCTCTCCAATTGGCGATTCACAACATCGCTCCATACAAATCCAAGGGGGTAGAGAGAGCCTCTGAACTCTCTGTTTGCTGGGACTCTGACGGAAGTTCACGGAGCATGAAAACATCCAATGCAGATAGCTACCTGCG ACAATGCAATGTAGGGGCTTCTGAATTGAGTCGTCCTTCTTTGGATGACCGTTGCTATGAATCTTCAAGTCTAGATGAGAGCGGCTGCTCAACTCGGAAGCGTGCCAGGAAACAAGCTGCTGGAGACGACGCTCTTTTCGATCTCAACTTACCTGCAGAGGTGATTGACAAGAGTTAA
- the LOC131228675 gene encoding probable E3 ubiquitin-protein ligase ARI2 isoform X1 → MVDSMSSDDEQDYYSDRDSLQGIENDDEDDCDWPSPNVPSCQVITKESLLAAQREDLHRVIDLLTLTEQHARTLLIHHRWDVERLLAVLVEKGRDRLFSEAGVMVVERQGLSSSQSSSSITCNICIEDVSPDAVTTMDCGHCFCNDCWTVHFIVKINDGQSKRIRCMAHKCNAICDEAIIRNLVSAKHPDLAERFDRYLLESYIEDNNKVKWCPSVPHCGNAIRVEGDAYCEVECTCGLQFCFNCSSEAHSPCSCLMWELWTKKCRDESETVNWITVNTKPCPKCHKPVEKNGGCNLVSCICGQPFCWLCGGATGRDHTWSSITGHSCGRYKEDTVKKSERAKRDLYRYMHYHNRYKAHTDSFKLESKLKETIQDKIAISESKESGIKDYSWLTNGLYRLFRSRRVLSYSYPFAFYMFGDDLFKDEMTLEERELKQNLFEDQQQQLEANVEKLSKFVEEPFDEFTVEKVLEIRMQVINLSVVTDKLCKKMYECIENDLLGSLQLAIHNIAPYKSKGVERASELSVCWDSDGSSRSMKTSNADSYLRCVNGAGASELSRPSLDDRCYESSSLDESGCSTRKRARKQAAGDDALFDLNLPAEVIDKS, encoded by the exons aTGGTGGATTCGATGAGCAGCGACGACGAGCAGGATTACTACTCCGATCGAGACTCCCTCCAAGGAATTGAAAACGACGATGAAGACGATTGCGATTGGCCTTCTCCAAACGTGCCCTCTTGTCAG GTTATCACAAAAGAATCGCTTTTGGCTGCGCAG AGAGAAGACTTGCATAGGGTAATTGACTTGCTAACACTGACTGAACAACATGCGCGGACTCTACTCATCCATCACCGTTGGGATGTTGAGAGATTGTTAGCAGTACTCGTAGAGAAGGGAAGAGATAGGTTATTTTCTGAGGCAGGCGTAATGGTTGTGGAGCGGCAAGGGCTTTCCTCGTCCCAGTCATCATCATCAATTACTTGCAATATCTGTATTGAGGATGTTTCCCCAGATGCAGTTACCACAATGGACTGCGGCCATTGCTTTTGCAACGATT GTTGGACGGTACATTTTATTGTAAAGATAAATGATGGGCAAAGCAAGCGCATTAGATGCATGGCCCACAAGTGCAATGCAATTTGTGATGAAGCCATCATCAGAAATCTAGTCAGTGCTAAGCATCCCGATCTAGCAGAGCGTTTTGATCGTTATCTTCTGGAATCTTATATTGAGGACAACAACAAGGTGAAATGGTGCCCCAGTGTGCCACACTGTGGAAATGCCATACGCGTCGAGGGCGATGCTTATTGTGAAGTGGAATGTACATGTGGACTGCAGTTTTGTTTCAATTGCTCCTCAGAAGCACACTCACCTTGTTCGTGCCTGATGTGGGAGCTTTGGACCAAGAAATGCCGAGATGAATCGGAGACGGTCAACTGGATTACAGTTAACACAAAGCCCTGCCCCAAGTGTCACAAACCTGTGGAAAAGAATGGTGGCTGCAACCTTGTTAGCTGTATCTGCGGACAGCCATTTTG TTGGTTGTGTGGTGGCGCTACAGGCCGTGACCATACATGGTCTAGCATCACTGGCCATAGTTGTGGGCGCTACAAAGAAGATACGGTGAAAAAGTCTGAGCGTGCAAAGAGGGATCTCTATCGATACATGCACTATCACAACCGTTACAAAGCTCATACGGACTCCTTTAAGCTCGAATCCAAGCTCAAGGAAACCATCCAGGATAAGATAGCGATATCAGAAAGCAAGGAGTCTGGAATCAAAGATTACAGTTGGCTCACAAATGGGCTCTACAGACTATTCAGATCAAGGCGTGTTCTTTCATATTCATACCCCTTCGCATTTTACATGTTTGGTGATGATCTCTTCAAGGATGAAATGACTCTGGAGGAAAGAGAATTGAAGCAGAACCTATTTGAAGATCAGCAACAGCAGCTGGAAGCTAATGTGGAGAAGCTTTCCAAATTTGTAGAGGAGCCATTTGATGAGTTTACTGTGGAAAAGGTCTTGGAGATAAGGATGCAGGTCATCAATCTGTCTGTTGTCACTGATAAGCTCTGCAAGAAAAT GTATGAATGCATTGAGAATGATTTATTGGGCTCTCTCCAATTGGCGATTCACAACATCGCTCCATACAAATCCAAGGGGGTAGAGAGAGCCTCTGAACTCTCTGTTTGCTGGGACTCTGACGGAAGTTCACGGAGCATGAAAACATCCAATGCAGATAGCTACCTGCGGTGCGTAAATGGAGCTG GGGCTTCTGAATTGAGTCGTCCTTCTTTGGATGACCGTTGCTATGAATCTTCAAGTCTAGATGAGAGCGGCTGCTCAACTCGGAAGCGTGCCAGGAAACAAGCTGCTGGAGACGACGCTCTTTTCGATCTCAACTTACCTGCAGAGGTGATTGACAAGAGTTAA